In Deefgea piscis, the genomic window GATTTACCCTGCAATGTGAATATCGACGCCGGTAAATTTCGGCAAATTTTAATAAATTTAATTGGCAACGCCCTCAAATTTACTGATTCAGGATCAATTGATGTCCATTTTTATGGACAGAAATTAGCCCATGATTATCAACTCAATGCCGCGGTAAAAGATACCGGCTGCGGCATTAAGCTCGCCGATCAAGCGCGTATTTTTTTGCCTTTTGAGCAAAGTGAATCAGGGCAACTCGCTGGCGGAACCGGGCTCGGCTTAGCACTTAGCCGCGACTTTGCCTGCTTAATGCAAGGCAATATTCGCTTTACCAGCCGAGTAGGCCAAGGCAGTGAGTTTATTGTTAGCGTCAAAACACAAATTATCGCCGCGCTTTTAGCCCCTACCCCTGAAGCGCCCCCAGTCAAGCTCACGCTCGACACCCAGTCACTGAGCGATCGCCTCATCTTGGTTGTCGAAGACCAAGCGGTTAATCGTGAAATGATCTGTGAAATCTTGCATGACTTTGGTGCTCGCACCTTAGAAGCGGCCAATGGCAAAGAAGGATTGCAACAGGTGGCACTGCATCCAGACATTGACGACATTATTATGGATTATCAAATGCCAGAAATGAACGGCATGACCGCCGCCCGCAGCTTACGCGAGCAAGGCTGGCTCAAGCCGATTTATCTCGTCTCTGCCAGCCCATTGAGTGAATTACAACTTGCGCCAGACTTTGCCGCTTTTAGTGGTCATCTCAGAAAACCATTTAAAATTGACGACATTATTCATTTACTCAATCGTCAATACATTGACGATCAATGCAAACCCAGCAACTTATCTTTGCTCGACGCACACACTGCGATGCAGCGCCTTGGTTTTTCGCCAGTACGGTTTTGGAGCCTATGCAATAAAGGTTTACTGCGGCTCCAAGCACTCGAAACCGAATACCAAATGGCGATCGAACAACACGCCAAACACGACGCAATACGGCACGCCCACAGTGCCAAGGGGATTGCCCAACAAATTGGCGCCAATTTACTCGGGCATTATTGGGCGCAATTAGAAATCGAGCCAGACTCACACTCAATCCAAACGCTGATTGAATTACGTCGTCGCACTCAGCAAGCCGCGCAAGAGCAAGCCACTAAGGTTTAATTTTTAAGCCCAAAATCAGCAAATCTCTAGGAATGCCATCAAGCTCGGCCACACCTGGCAAATGTCCCCAAAGCTTAAAACCCTGAGTTTCAAATAAGCAGATACTCGGGGTATTGTGCCCAAAGATAAATCCAAGCAAGGTATGCAGACCAATACCTGCCGAATGCACAATTGCCGCCTGCAATAAAAACCGCCCTAAACCTTGCCCACGAGCCGACTCGGCTAAATAAATACTCACCTCAGCCGTACCGTGGTAAGCCGGTCGCCCATAAAAGCTAGAGAACGACAACCAAGCGATAATCTGCCCCGCTTGCTCAACCACCCACAGCGGGCGATCTGCTTGTTGATGCGCAGCAAACCATGCTTGCCGACTCGCGACCGTTACTGGTTCGGTATCGGCAGTCACTTGCCGCGAGGCAATGGTGGAATTATAAATGGCCACAATCTGCGCCAAATCATCCGCCAGAGCTAAGCGATAGTCCCAAATCAAAATAATGCTCCTATAAAAACGCTGCCGTGCGCTGCAAACCGCCCGACAAAACCAAACATTGACGCCTATCCATCACTGGAGCATACCAGACAAGGCGCTGCGCTTTAGCGCGGTAACATTTGGTTTTTTGCAGCCTATTTATAAGCCTTTAGGGGCAATATTCTTAATCGTCGCCCATTCTCCGGTGGCGACTTTTAAATTAGATGACACATCCACTAACCAGCTTTTTTGTACTTCTTTATTTTGCAGCACAAACAGATAACCATCGACAATCCGCCATGCCATTGGATCGCTATCGAGTTTTTTACTTTTTGCTACGCCCATCGCGCAAAATCCGCCAAATTTAGGCGCAAATTGACTGGCATTGGCTTTAAATTTGGCCATATTTTCTTTGCTAGCAAAGTAATAAGTGCCACCTTCATAGCTCACGCTATAGTCTTTATTGCCCAACATCGGTCGGCCGCTAAAATAAGACACCGGATCGTAGCCATCTAAGACCAAGCCTTTGTCATTCAAATTCACAGGGCGATTGGAACTGGCATCAAAAGCAGCCACAGAAAGTGATAGGCCCATCAAAATGGCCAAGGTGGTAGAACGGATCAAGACTGAAGCCATATAGAATCCTTACGAATTACACGCATATGAAACTGACGGCGGCAATTAGGCCAGAGTCATGTAATCAGCGTCAATATTAATACAAAACACGGCGTAGAAACCCCACACTTCTTACATCAGACTTCTACAGCTCCGCCACTTAGCCACCCGCACCGGCATAACGGCGCATACCCCGTTGCCACATGCCGTTTAATAAGCCGACACAAATCAGCGCCAAAGCAGCCATACCCAGCACGGTGAGTGGCAAATTTGCGCTACGTAGTAGCGCTTGGCACGGCCACCACACCGTACCGGCCAGCGGCAAGGCCATAAAAATCATCGTTGCCAATTTAGGAAATAAATCCAGCGGATAACGCGACATATCGGTGAGTTTTCCCGACATCGAA contains:
- a CDS encoding YHS domain-containing (seleno)protein; this encodes MASVLIRSTTLAILMGLSLSVAAFDASSNRPVNLNDKGLVLDGYDPVSYFSGRPMLGNKDYSVSYEGGTYYFASKENMAKFKANASQFAPKFGGFCAMGVAKSKKLDSDPMAWRIVDGYLFVLQNKEVQKSWLVDVSSNLKVATGEWATIKNIAPKGL
- a CDS encoding GNAT family N-acetyltransferase; its protein translation is MIWDYRLALADDLAQIVAIYNSTIASRQVTADTEPVTVASRQAWFAAHQQADRPLWVVEQAGQIIAWLSFSSFYGRPAYHGTAEVSIYLAESARGQGLGRFLLQAAIVHSAGIGLHTLLGFIFGHNTPSICLFETQGFKLWGHLPGVAELDGIPRDLLILGLKIKP
- a CDS encoding ATP-binding protein: MTRFRLILSLICLVLLANFSLMVHFELKQKQELSRTNQLGLDNQLWQFFQLNNEYQRLREAVEHGNAAQLDNVKLRFDIYYSRIDSITKHEVEDSAFFKNAPLQHRYIEPLKAYIDRAANLLEQQPISRAAWKELQAQTLAQQDAVNDLIQEARTQDALAMEKYQQNIAHWSELRIILAVIQVLLLIISASLGLYALWRSEQSRKQLAETAHSLQEARQQADVANAAKSQFLAHISHEIRTPLTSILGYTDRLSRKKNIAAEDLKEIGYIANSGAHLLSLLNNVLDFSKSEQNKLSLLNESLNLKQLKQELETMFEMMARAKSIQFNISLADDLPCNVNIDAGKFRQILINLIGNALKFTDSGSIDVHFYGQKLAHDYQLNAAVKDTGCGIKLADQARIFLPFEQSESGQLAGGTGLGLALSRDFACLMQGNIRFTSRVGQGSEFIVSVKTQIIAALLAPTPEAPPVKLTLDTQSLSDRLILVVEDQAVNREMICEILHDFGARTLEAANGKEGLQQVALHPDIDDIIMDYQMPEMNGMTAARSLREQGWLKPIYLVSASPLSELQLAPDFAAFSGHLRKPFKIDDIIHLLNRQYIDDQCKPSNLSLLDAHTAMQRLGFSPVRFWSLCNKGLLRLQALETEYQMAIEQHAKHDAIRHAHSAKGIAQQIGANLLGHYWAQLEIEPDSHSIQTLIELRRRTQQAAQEQATKV